A stretch of the Cheilinus undulatus linkage group 11, ASM1832078v1, whole genome shotgun sequence genome encodes the following:
- the LOC121517237 gene encoding PDZ domain-containing protein 4-like isoform X1, with the protein MGCNMCVVQKPEEQYRVMFQKGHVSNMLCSFDADGRFKVNGKELSRLSTDPTLDIRDPVLSNILRRGARRRAGLAGALGAPMPVTMGMADCVDSCTQTDISFQHMLTLGKSSQHPCGAPPPPDPPPSPPLPPLLEPYLFNELFTEPVYYDPTDYFDITQHEVDRQDELEYEEVELYKSRQQDKLGLTVCYRTDDEEDLGIYVGEVNPNSIAAIDGRIRKGDRILQINGVDIQDREEAVALLTREDSTNVSLLLARPEIENDNQLEQDELDVEPLDNAAHLPSGVMNSPSVLCAGPASVTGGSALNNHGRSLSRDSPDLLQTVLSNSQELDSGVGRTDESTRYEESSEHDLLGDDHTSASNTNATNTPGSMRKFLSSRGDTPPLLHSQDLQFSTDSLLGLDCVNGGALDQVERLERAYMPDPMRMMMPGLTEEECERYKELLEIKCYYEKNCNDVMLLGGQGQAQEDGGIPLDVNRNESLTQHEMALLEEELRHLEFKCRNILRAQKMQQLRERCLKAWPLEDKNGASAGMGAGRLEMNGPLVSEESCHHALSDINELPERERSDKDSTSAYNTGGESCRSTPLVNELYPSHSTQSLERGEGLLSGGLQLQTSTRQRERGNRAERDGNLNQSYSHRRGAESKQSSPGVKVKSLSRDAGTRRGSDGGVRRNPKASGTAERTGGCSADNSPYLSRRRTDTKPPQRYLSCMQLRSPSTSERLSGLRDGSLENGDDESPMSLGSTCKDVSQAAGAVPSPISPPLMPASPRMEWKVKIRSDGSRYVAKRPVRDRLLKARAMKIREERSGMTTDDDAVSEMKMGRYWSKEERKQQLQKAREQRRRREFMMQSRLDCLREREREQSGSGAGQPGMTNQQEPNSILELCHRRSMKKRSRRILDNWITIQELLAHGARSADGKKVYNPLLSVTTV; encoded by the exons AAGGGTCACGTAAGCAACATGTTGTGCTCTTTTGACGCTGATGGTCGATTTAAG GTGAATGGAAAGGAGCTGTCCCGCCTTTCCACAGATCCTACCCTGGACATACGGGACCCTGTGTTGTCCAACATACTGCGGCGGGGGGCCCGCAGACGTGCAGGCCTCGCAGGAGCCCTTGGAGCACCGATGCCAGTGACCATGGGCATGGCCGACTGTGTAGACAGCTGCACCCAAACAGACATCAGCTTCCAGCATATGTTGACTCTGGGCAAGAGCAGCCAGCATCCCTGCGGAGCTCCACCCCCACCCGACCCACCGCCGTCCCCTCCACTACCGCCACTGTTGGAGCCGTATCTCTTCAATGAACT CTTCACTGAGCCTGTTTACTATGACCCCACGGACTACTTCGACATCACTCAGCATGAAGTGGACCGGCAGGATGAGCTGGAGTATGAG GAGGTGGAGCTGTACAAGTCTCGTCAGCAGGATAAACTCGGGCTGACGGTGTGCTACAGAACCGATGATGAGGAGGACCTGGGGATATACGTTGGAGAG GTAAATCCAAACAGCATCGCTGCTATAGATGGTCGAATCCGCAAAGGAGATAGGATACTGCAG atAAATGGAGTGGACATCCAGGACAGAGAGGAGGCAGTGGCTCTTCTCACCAGAGAGGACAGCACTAATGTCTCCCTGCTCCTCGCACGACCCGAGATAGAG AACGACAACCAGCTGGAGCAGGATGAGCTGGATGTGGAGCCACTGGACAATGCAGCTCATCTTCCCAGCGGAGTGATGAACAGCCCCTCTGTCCTCTGTGCCGGACCGGCCAGTGTCACTGGTGGGAGTGCTCTGAATAACCACGGACGGTCGCTGAGCAGGGACTCACCTGATCTGCTCCAGACGGTGCTGAGCAACAGCCAGGAGCTGGACAGTGGGGTGGGCCGTACAGATGAAAGCACACGCTATGAGGAGTCTTCAGAGCATGACCTTCTGGGAGATGACCACACTAGCGCCTCCAACACGAACGCAACTAATACACCTGGCAGCATGCGCAAGTTTCTATCCAGCAGAGGAGACACTCCACCTTTACTGCACTCCCAAGACCTCCAGTTCAGCACAGACTCACTCTTAGGCTTGGATTGTGTGAATGGAGGAGCGCTGGACCAGGTGGAGCGCCTGGAGAGGGCCTACATGCCAGATccgatgaggatgatgatgccTGGGCTTACTGAGGAGGAGTGCGAGAGGTACAAAGAGCTCCTTGAAATCAAGTGCTACTACGAGAAGAACTGTAACGATGTGATGCTGCTAGGAGGTCAGGGGCAGGCACAAGAGGACGGAGGCATACCTCTGGATGTGAACAGGAATGAAAGCCTGACGCAGCATGAGATGGCTCTGCTGGAAGAGGAGCTGCGCCACTTGGAGTTCAAGTGTCGTAACATCCTGAGGGCACAGAAGATGCAGCAGCTGAGGGAGCGGTGTCTGAAGGCTTGGCCACTTGAAGACAAGAATGGAGCGAGTGCAGGGATGGGAGCTGGACGCTTGGAGATGAACGGCCCTTTAGTGAGCGAGGAGTCCTGTCACCATGCTTTGTCTGACATCAATGAGCTTCCAGAGAGAGAGCGCTCTGACAAGGACAGCACCAGTGCCTACAACACAGGAGGGGAAAGCTGCAGGAGCACCCCTCTGGTTAATGAACTGTACCCATCACACTCCACACAGAGcctggagagaggagagggtcTTCTCTCAGGAGGTTTGCAGCTTCAGACCTCCaccaggcagagagagagaggaaacaggGCGGAAAGGGATGGAAACCTTAACCAAAGCTACTCTCACAGGAGAGGAGCGGAGTCGAAGCAGTCCAGCCCTGGAGTTAAGGTGAAGTCCCTGTCCCGAGATGCAGGAACAAGAAGGGGCTCAGATGGAGGGGTGAGGCGCAACCCAAAAGCCAGTGGGACTGCTGAGCGCACTGGTGGATGCAGTGCTGACAACAGCCCTTACCTGTCTCGCAGACGGACTGACACAAAGCCGCCTCAGCGCTACCTGAGCTGCATGCAACTGAGGTCTCCCTCCACCTCTGAGCGGCTCAGTGGACTCAGAGATGGCAGCCTGGAAAACGGCGATGACGAAAGCCCGATGAGTCTAGGTAGCACATGTAAAGATGTCTCCCAGGCTGCAGGTGCAGTCCCCTCTCCTATATCCCCTCCACTGATGCCTGCATCCCCTCGTATGGAGTGGAAAGTGAAGATCCGTAGCGACGGCTCACGCTACGTGGCCAAGCGTCCAGTGAGGGATCGCCTTCTGAAGGCCCGAGCCATGAAGATCAGAGAGGAGCGCAGCGGCATGACGACCGATGACGACGCCGTGAGTGAAATGAAGATGGGACGCTACTGGAGCAAAGAGGAGCGcaagcagcagctgcagaaggCCAGGGAGCAGCGGCGGCGCAGGGAGTTCATGATGCAGAGTCGTCTGGACTGTCTGAGAGAGCGGGAGAGGGAGCAGAGCGGCAGCGGAGCGGGACAGCCAGGAATGACCAACCAGCAGGAGCCTAACTCCATCCTGGAGCTGTGCCATCGCAGGAGCATGAAGAAACGTAGCCGCAGAATCCTGGACAACTGGATCACTATACAGGAGCTGCTAGCACATGGAGCCAGGTCTGCTGATGGGAAGAAAGTCTATAACCCCTTACTTTCTGTCACCACGGTCTGA
- the LOC121517237 gene encoding PDZ domain-containing protein 4-like isoform X2, whose protein sequence is MGCNMCVVQKPEEQYRVMFQVNGKELSRLSTDPTLDIRDPVLSNILRRGARRRAGLAGALGAPMPVTMGMADCVDSCTQTDISFQHMLTLGKSSQHPCGAPPPPDPPPSPPLPPLLEPYLFNELFTEPVYYDPTDYFDITQHEVDRQDELEYEEVELYKSRQQDKLGLTVCYRTDDEEDLGIYVGEVNPNSIAAIDGRIRKGDRILQINGVDIQDREEAVALLTREDSTNVSLLLARPEIENDNQLEQDELDVEPLDNAAHLPSGVMNSPSVLCAGPASVTGGSALNNHGRSLSRDSPDLLQTVLSNSQELDSGVGRTDESTRYEESSEHDLLGDDHTSASNTNATNTPGSMRKFLSSRGDTPPLLHSQDLQFSTDSLLGLDCVNGGALDQVERLERAYMPDPMRMMMPGLTEEECERYKELLEIKCYYEKNCNDVMLLGGQGQAQEDGGIPLDVNRNESLTQHEMALLEEELRHLEFKCRNILRAQKMQQLRERCLKAWPLEDKNGASAGMGAGRLEMNGPLVSEESCHHALSDINELPERERSDKDSTSAYNTGGESCRSTPLVNELYPSHSTQSLERGEGLLSGGLQLQTSTRQRERGNRAERDGNLNQSYSHRRGAESKQSSPGVKVKSLSRDAGTRRGSDGGVRRNPKASGTAERTGGCSADNSPYLSRRRTDTKPPQRYLSCMQLRSPSTSERLSGLRDGSLENGDDESPMSLGSTCKDVSQAAGAVPSPISPPLMPASPRMEWKVKIRSDGSRYVAKRPVRDRLLKARAMKIREERSGMTTDDDAVSEMKMGRYWSKEERKQQLQKAREQRRRREFMMQSRLDCLREREREQSGSGAGQPGMTNQQEPNSILELCHRRSMKKRSRRILDNWITIQELLAHGARSADGKKVYNPLLSVTTV, encoded by the exons GTGAATGGAAAGGAGCTGTCCCGCCTTTCCACAGATCCTACCCTGGACATACGGGACCCTGTGTTGTCCAACATACTGCGGCGGGGGGCCCGCAGACGTGCAGGCCTCGCAGGAGCCCTTGGAGCACCGATGCCAGTGACCATGGGCATGGCCGACTGTGTAGACAGCTGCACCCAAACAGACATCAGCTTCCAGCATATGTTGACTCTGGGCAAGAGCAGCCAGCATCCCTGCGGAGCTCCACCCCCACCCGACCCACCGCCGTCCCCTCCACTACCGCCACTGTTGGAGCCGTATCTCTTCAATGAACT CTTCACTGAGCCTGTTTACTATGACCCCACGGACTACTTCGACATCACTCAGCATGAAGTGGACCGGCAGGATGAGCTGGAGTATGAG GAGGTGGAGCTGTACAAGTCTCGTCAGCAGGATAAACTCGGGCTGACGGTGTGCTACAGAACCGATGATGAGGAGGACCTGGGGATATACGTTGGAGAG GTAAATCCAAACAGCATCGCTGCTATAGATGGTCGAATCCGCAAAGGAGATAGGATACTGCAG atAAATGGAGTGGACATCCAGGACAGAGAGGAGGCAGTGGCTCTTCTCACCAGAGAGGACAGCACTAATGTCTCCCTGCTCCTCGCACGACCCGAGATAGAG AACGACAACCAGCTGGAGCAGGATGAGCTGGATGTGGAGCCACTGGACAATGCAGCTCATCTTCCCAGCGGAGTGATGAACAGCCCCTCTGTCCTCTGTGCCGGACCGGCCAGTGTCACTGGTGGGAGTGCTCTGAATAACCACGGACGGTCGCTGAGCAGGGACTCACCTGATCTGCTCCAGACGGTGCTGAGCAACAGCCAGGAGCTGGACAGTGGGGTGGGCCGTACAGATGAAAGCACACGCTATGAGGAGTCTTCAGAGCATGACCTTCTGGGAGATGACCACACTAGCGCCTCCAACACGAACGCAACTAATACACCTGGCAGCATGCGCAAGTTTCTATCCAGCAGAGGAGACACTCCACCTTTACTGCACTCCCAAGACCTCCAGTTCAGCACAGACTCACTCTTAGGCTTGGATTGTGTGAATGGAGGAGCGCTGGACCAGGTGGAGCGCCTGGAGAGGGCCTACATGCCAGATccgatgaggatgatgatgccTGGGCTTACTGAGGAGGAGTGCGAGAGGTACAAAGAGCTCCTTGAAATCAAGTGCTACTACGAGAAGAACTGTAACGATGTGATGCTGCTAGGAGGTCAGGGGCAGGCACAAGAGGACGGAGGCATACCTCTGGATGTGAACAGGAATGAAAGCCTGACGCAGCATGAGATGGCTCTGCTGGAAGAGGAGCTGCGCCACTTGGAGTTCAAGTGTCGTAACATCCTGAGGGCACAGAAGATGCAGCAGCTGAGGGAGCGGTGTCTGAAGGCTTGGCCACTTGAAGACAAGAATGGAGCGAGTGCAGGGATGGGAGCTGGACGCTTGGAGATGAACGGCCCTTTAGTGAGCGAGGAGTCCTGTCACCATGCTTTGTCTGACATCAATGAGCTTCCAGAGAGAGAGCGCTCTGACAAGGACAGCACCAGTGCCTACAACACAGGAGGGGAAAGCTGCAGGAGCACCCCTCTGGTTAATGAACTGTACCCATCACACTCCACACAGAGcctggagagaggagagggtcTTCTCTCAGGAGGTTTGCAGCTTCAGACCTCCaccaggcagagagagagaggaaacaggGCGGAAAGGGATGGAAACCTTAACCAAAGCTACTCTCACAGGAGAGGAGCGGAGTCGAAGCAGTCCAGCCCTGGAGTTAAGGTGAAGTCCCTGTCCCGAGATGCAGGAACAAGAAGGGGCTCAGATGGAGGGGTGAGGCGCAACCCAAAAGCCAGTGGGACTGCTGAGCGCACTGGTGGATGCAGTGCTGACAACAGCCCTTACCTGTCTCGCAGACGGACTGACACAAAGCCGCCTCAGCGCTACCTGAGCTGCATGCAACTGAGGTCTCCCTCCACCTCTGAGCGGCTCAGTGGACTCAGAGATGGCAGCCTGGAAAACGGCGATGACGAAAGCCCGATGAGTCTAGGTAGCACATGTAAAGATGTCTCCCAGGCTGCAGGTGCAGTCCCCTCTCCTATATCCCCTCCACTGATGCCTGCATCCCCTCGTATGGAGTGGAAAGTGAAGATCCGTAGCGACGGCTCACGCTACGTGGCCAAGCGTCCAGTGAGGGATCGCCTTCTGAAGGCCCGAGCCATGAAGATCAGAGAGGAGCGCAGCGGCATGACGACCGATGACGACGCCGTGAGTGAAATGAAGATGGGACGCTACTGGAGCAAAGAGGAGCGcaagcagcagctgcagaaggCCAGGGAGCAGCGGCGGCGCAGGGAGTTCATGATGCAGAGTCGTCTGGACTGTCTGAGAGAGCGGGAGAGGGAGCAGAGCGGCAGCGGAGCGGGACAGCCAGGAATGACCAACCAGCAGGAGCCTAACTCCATCCTGGAGCTGTGCCATCGCAGGAGCATGAAGAAACGTAGCCGCAGAATCCTGGACAACTGGATCACTATACAGGAGCTGCTAGCACATGGAGCCAGGTCTGCTGATGGGAAGAAAGTCTATAACCCCTTACTTTCTGTCACCACGGTCTGA
- the LOC121517237 gene encoding PDZ domain-containing protein 4-like isoform X3: MPVTMGMADCVDSCTQTDISFQHMLTLGKSSQHPCGAPPPPDPPPSPPLPPLLEPYLFNELFTEPVYYDPTDYFDITQHEVDRQDELEYEEVELYKSRQQDKLGLTVCYRTDDEEDLGIYVGEVNPNSIAAIDGRIRKGDRILQINGVDIQDREEAVALLTREDSTNVSLLLARPEIENDNQLEQDELDVEPLDNAAHLPSGVMNSPSVLCAGPASVTGGSALNNHGRSLSRDSPDLLQTVLSNSQELDSGVGRTDESTRYEESSEHDLLGDDHTSASNTNATNTPGSMRKFLSSRGDTPPLLHSQDLQFSTDSLLGLDCVNGGALDQVERLERAYMPDPMRMMMPGLTEEECERYKELLEIKCYYEKNCNDVMLLGGQGQAQEDGGIPLDVNRNESLTQHEMALLEEELRHLEFKCRNILRAQKMQQLRERCLKAWPLEDKNGASAGMGAGRLEMNGPLVSEESCHHALSDINELPERERSDKDSTSAYNTGGESCRSTPLVNELYPSHSTQSLERGEGLLSGGLQLQTSTRQRERGNRAERDGNLNQSYSHRRGAESKQSSPGVKVKSLSRDAGTRRGSDGGVRRNPKASGTAERTGGCSADNSPYLSRRRTDTKPPQRYLSCMQLRSPSTSERLSGLRDGSLENGDDESPMSLGSTCKDVSQAAGAVPSPISPPLMPASPRMEWKVKIRSDGSRYVAKRPVRDRLLKARAMKIREERSGMTTDDDAVSEMKMGRYWSKEERKQQLQKAREQRRRREFMMQSRLDCLREREREQSGSGAGQPGMTNQQEPNSILELCHRRSMKKRSRRILDNWITIQELLAHGARSADGKKVYNPLLSVTTV, translated from the exons ATGCCAGTGACCATGGGCATGGCCGACTGTGTAGACAGCTGCACCCAAACAGACATCAGCTTCCAGCATATGTTGACTCTGGGCAAGAGCAGCCAGCATCCCTGCGGAGCTCCACCCCCACCCGACCCACCGCCGTCCCCTCCACTACCGCCACTGTTGGAGCCGTATCTCTTCAATGAACT CTTCACTGAGCCTGTTTACTATGACCCCACGGACTACTTCGACATCACTCAGCATGAAGTGGACCGGCAGGATGAGCTGGAGTATGAG GAGGTGGAGCTGTACAAGTCTCGTCAGCAGGATAAACTCGGGCTGACGGTGTGCTACAGAACCGATGATGAGGAGGACCTGGGGATATACGTTGGAGAG GTAAATCCAAACAGCATCGCTGCTATAGATGGTCGAATCCGCAAAGGAGATAGGATACTGCAG atAAATGGAGTGGACATCCAGGACAGAGAGGAGGCAGTGGCTCTTCTCACCAGAGAGGACAGCACTAATGTCTCCCTGCTCCTCGCACGACCCGAGATAGAG AACGACAACCAGCTGGAGCAGGATGAGCTGGATGTGGAGCCACTGGACAATGCAGCTCATCTTCCCAGCGGAGTGATGAACAGCCCCTCTGTCCTCTGTGCCGGACCGGCCAGTGTCACTGGTGGGAGTGCTCTGAATAACCACGGACGGTCGCTGAGCAGGGACTCACCTGATCTGCTCCAGACGGTGCTGAGCAACAGCCAGGAGCTGGACAGTGGGGTGGGCCGTACAGATGAAAGCACACGCTATGAGGAGTCTTCAGAGCATGACCTTCTGGGAGATGACCACACTAGCGCCTCCAACACGAACGCAACTAATACACCTGGCAGCATGCGCAAGTTTCTATCCAGCAGAGGAGACACTCCACCTTTACTGCACTCCCAAGACCTCCAGTTCAGCACAGACTCACTCTTAGGCTTGGATTGTGTGAATGGAGGAGCGCTGGACCAGGTGGAGCGCCTGGAGAGGGCCTACATGCCAGATccgatgaggatgatgatgccTGGGCTTACTGAGGAGGAGTGCGAGAGGTACAAAGAGCTCCTTGAAATCAAGTGCTACTACGAGAAGAACTGTAACGATGTGATGCTGCTAGGAGGTCAGGGGCAGGCACAAGAGGACGGAGGCATACCTCTGGATGTGAACAGGAATGAAAGCCTGACGCAGCATGAGATGGCTCTGCTGGAAGAGGAGCTGCGCCACTTGGAGTTCAAGTGTCGTAACATCCTGAGGGCACAGAAGATGCAGCAGCTGAGGGAGCGGTGTCTGAAGGCTTGGCCACTTGAAGACAAGAATGGAGCGAGTGCAGGGATGGGAGCTGGACGCTTGGAGATGAACGGCCCTTTAGTGAGCGAGGAGTCCTGTCACCATGCTTTGTCTGACATCAATGAGCTTCCAGAGAGAGAGCGCTCTGACAAGGACAGCACCAGTGCCTACAACACAGGAGGGGAAAGCTGCAGGAGCACCCCTCTGGTTAATGAACTGTACCCATCACACTCCACACAGAGcctggagagaggagagggtcTTCTCTCAGGAGGTTTGCAGCTTCAGACCTCCaccaggcagagagagagaggaaacaggGCGGAAAGGGATGGAAACCTTAACCAAAGCTACTCTCACAGGAGAGGAGCGGAGTCGAAGCAGTCCAGCCCTGGAGTTAAGGTGAAGTCCCTGTCCCGAGATGCAGGAACAAGAAGGGGCTCAGATGGAGGGGTGAGGCGCAACCCAAAAGCCAGTGGGACTGCTGAGCGCACTGGTGGATGCAGTGCTGACAACAGCCCTTACCTGTCTCGCAGACGGACTGACACAAAGCCGCCTCAGCGCTACCTGAGCTGCATGCAACTGAGGTCTCCCTCCACCTCTGAGCGGCTCAGTGGACTCAGAGATGGCAGCCTGGAAAACGGCGATGACGAAAGCCCGATGAGTCTAGGTAGCACATGTAAAGATGTCTCCCAGGCTGCAGGTGCAGTCCCCTCTCCTATATCCCCTCCACTGATGCCTGCATCCCCTCGTATGGAGTGGAAAGTGAAGATCCGTAGCGACGGCTCACGCTACGTGGCCAAGCGTCCAGTGAGGGATCGCCTTCTGAAGGCCCGAGCCATGAAGATCAGAGAGGAGCGCAGCGGCATGACGACCGATGACGACGCCGTGAGTGAAATGAAGATGGGACGCTACTGGAGCAAAGAGGAGCGcaagcagcagctgcagaaggCCAGGGAGCAGCGGCGGCGCAGGGAGTTCATGATGCAGAGTCGTCTGGACTGTCTGAGAGAGCGGGAGAGGGAGCAGAGCGGCAGCGGAGCGGGACAGCCAGGAATGACCAACCAGCAGGAGCCTAACTCCATCCTGGAGCTGTGCCATCGCAGGAGCATGAAGAAACGTAGCCGCAGAATCCTGGACAACTGGATCACTATACAGGAGCTGCTAGCACATGGAGCCAGGTCTGCTGATGGGAAGAAAGTCTATAACCCCTTACTTTCTGTCACCACGGTCTGA